A window of Candidatus Krumholzibacteriota bacterium genomic DNA:
CCGGCGACGACCCCGCCGACGTCCAGCGCGGGCTCGAGAGCAGCCGGGGATGGATCCGGGGCCAGATCAAGGGACACCTCAGGCTGCGGACGATCCCCGAGCTCGTCTTCTCATACGACGATTCGCTCGATCGGGCCATGCGGATCGAGGGGCTGTTGCAGAAGATCGACGGGGAGGACGAGGCGGATGTCGACGACGATGCCTGACGATGCCTTCGCCGGCGAGTTCGATCGCATCGGATCGCTCCTGGACGCAAGCGGGCGGATCCTCGTCCTCGGCCACATCGATCCCGACGGGGACTGCATCGGCTCGATGTTCGCCATCGCGCTCTTTCTCGACGCGAGGGGCAAGAAGGTTTGCTGCCACGCGCCGGGCAGTCTCCGCGAGCGCTACCGCGGTCTTCCCGGCGCCCGGTTCCTCGCGGGGGAGGAGACGCTCGCCGGCTTCGATCCCGATCTGGTGATCGCGGTCGACGCTCCCACCACAGAGCGTTTCAACGGGATCGCACGGCCCGGGGGGCCGGTCGCGATCATCAACATCGACCACCATCCGACGAACGAGACCTACGGCGATATCGACGTCGTCGATCCCGGCGCGGCCGCGGCCGCCATCATCGTCTGCCGGCTGCTCGAGCATCTCGCGCCGGAGGAGATCACCCCCGGGATCGCCGATTGCCTCTACCTCGGCATCCTGCTCGACACCGGAGGCTTCCGCTTCCAGAACACCGACGCCGAGGCGCTCGCGACGGCGGCGCGCCTCGTTTGTTTCGGCGCCAGGCCCTACGAGCTGGCGCACGAGTTCATCTTCATGAAGTCCTACGTCGCGCTCCGTCTGCTGGCGAAGGTTCTCGATTCCATCGAATCGCACGCCGGCGGCCGGATCGCCGTGATGTCGATCACGCGCCGGATGCTGGAGGAGAGCGGCGCGGCGATCGAGGATTCCGAGGGCTTCGTCGATTACGCTGCGGCGATCGACGACGTCGAGCTCGCCGCCCTCCTGCGGGAGAACGGTCCCGGGGAGATCCGCGCGTCACTCCGCTCGCGGGCGGGGCACGACGTCGCCAGGCTCGCCGCACGGTTCGGCGGCGGCGGTCACAGCAAGGCGGCCGGATTGACGATTTGCGCCCCGCTCGACGAGGCCCGCCGGCTCGTCGTCGAGGGGCTCGGCGCGTTGCTCGCCGAGGGGAATGGTGAATAGCATGGCAGGGAACGTCTCCTCGCCCCATCCGCATCTCGAGGACCGGGTGATCCCCGTAGACAAGTCGCATGGCCTCTCGACCTACGACGCCGTCAGGCGGTTCAAGCGCTGTTTCCGCAAGATCAAGATCGGACACTCGGGCACCCTCGATCCCCAGGCGACCGGTCTCGTGCTGCTCCTCACCGGCGAGGCCACCAAGCTTTCCGGGTATCTCATGGACCTGCCGAAGCGATACCTCGCCGATATCGTGTTCGGCGAGGCGACCGACACGCAGGACGCCGTCGGCCTCGTCGTGCGGGCGGGGGACTGGTCGCACGTGACCGGGGCGTCGATCCGGGAGGCCATCGAACGGTTCGTCGGCGTGCGCGAACAGGTGCCGCCGATGTACTCGGCGCTCAAGAAGGACGGCCGCCCCCTCTACGTCCTCGCCCGGAAGGGCGAGGAGGTGGATCGCGAGCCGCGCGAGGTGGAGACCTACGCGATCGATCTCCTCGAAATCGACCTGCCGCGGATCCGCATCGACATCCGCTGCGCGCGCGGATTGTACGTGCGCGTGCTCGCCGAGGAGATCGGGGACGCGCTCGGCGTCCCGGCCCATCTCGCCGGCCTCGTGCGGACGGAGATCGGCGGTTTCTCGCTCGACGGCGCGATCAGCGACGCCGAATTCGAGGCGCTTCGCGACGCCGGCCCCCCGGGCGTGGGGCTCGCGGAGGCGGTCGCGCATCTTCCCGCCATCGCCGTCGACGGAGAGGACCTCGAGCGGCTCGGGAACGGGATCGCCCCGCGGCTCGGTCCGCCGCTGCCGGAGAAGGGCTCGCTCGTGCGGCTCGTCAGGGCGGACGGGGGGCTCGGCGCGATCTGCGAGGTCGGGCCGGCGGGATTCTGCAAGCTGCGGCGTGTCTTCCACGACCGCTACGCGGCGGAGCGGGGAGTCTGATCGAAGGATGAAGGGCGCGATCACCACGGCCGAGCTCGACGGCGGGCGCTTCAGGAACACGGCGGTCACGATCGGCGTCTTCGACGGCGTCCACATCGGCCACCAGCAGGTCGCGGCGACGCTCCAGGGGGTCGCGCGCGGGACGGGGGCCTCGGCGTCGGTCGTCGTCACCTTCGATCGCCACCCGGCGGCGGTGACCCGCCCGGAGGATGCGCCGCCGCTCCTCACCACCCTCGACGAGAAGCTCTCCCTCATCGCGCGCACCGGCGTCGACTGGATCGTCGTCGAGACCTTCGACCGTGAGACGGCCGCGATGGACTACCGCACGTATATCGAGGAGCGTCTCCTCGGGGGGCTCGGCATGAGCCATCTCGTCGTCGGCCACGATTTCCGGCTCGGGCGCGGCCGCGGGGGCGGCGAGGACCGTCTCGCAGAGGAATCGGCCCGTTCGGGATTCGGCCTCACCGTCGTGCCGCCGGTCAAGCTCGGGGGGCGAACGGTGTCGAGCACGACGATCCGAGAGGACATCGGCGCCCGCCGGTTCGACGAGGCGGCCAGGGCGCTCACCCGCCCGTATTTCCTCGACGGCGACGTCGTCCGCGGGGACGGCCGCGGCGCAGGCCTCGGGTTTCCCACGGCGAACGTCGCGATCCCCGATCCCGGCAAGCTCGTGCCGCCGGCGGGGGTCTACGCGGTTCTCGTCGACACGGGGGAGCAACTCGCCGACGGCATGTTGAACATCGGCAGCGCGCCGACCTTCCACGAGGAGGGGGAGACGCGGATCGAGGTCAACCTCTTCGATTTCGACGGCGATCTCTACGGGCGGCGCCTGCGCGTGCACTTCGTCGCGTGGATCCGCGAGGAACGACGGTTCGCCGACGCCGGCGCGCTGGCGGAACGTCTTGCCCGGGACCGCGAGGCCGCGGCACGGATTCTGCATGAGAAAAAGAATGTTTGACAAATTTTCCCGATGATGTATGTTAGGAAATCGTAGCAGAAGGATAGAACAATTGTGAACGCAGTTGTCAGGCGGATCGGGAGCGATCCCGTTCTGCTGCCATCGTTATCATCGTAGGTCCAAGGAGGTATACCACGATGGCACTGCACAAAGAGGTGAAGAGGGACGTCATAGGACGGTTCCAGCTTCACGAGAAGGATTCCGGCTCACCCGAAGTCCAGATCGCACTTCTCACCGAGCGCATCAACGTCCTGACGGAGCACTTCAAGGTGCACAAGAAGGACTTCGCGTCCCGGCGAGGTTTGCTCAAACTCGTGGGGCAGAGGAGAAAGCTCCTCGATTATCTGAAGAAAAACAAAATCGAGAAGTACCGCAAGGTCATCAAGGAACTGAACCTCAGGAAATAACATTCTCGATCCCTGTCATCTCATTCTTCGCGCGCCCGGACACGCCGGGCGTGGGAGGTTTGTTGCCTGACAACGACACCAACGGAGGCATATTCTGTGATCCAGAAAAAATGGACTCTCGAGGGAAAGGACATTTCCTTCGAGACCGGCCGTATGGCCAAGCAGGCGGACGGGTCCGTACTCGTCGGCCAGGAAGGGACCGTGGTCCTCGTGACCGCCGTTTCCTCCAAGGCGCCCGTCACCGATCGTGACTGGTTCCCCCTCTTCGTCGAATACCGGGCGAAGTTCTACGCCGCCGGCAAGATCCCCGGTGGGTTCTTCAAGCGCGAGGGACGCCCGAGCGAGAAGGAGATCCTCGGCGCGCGCATGATCGATCGACCGATCAGGCCGCTGTTCCCCGACGGATACATGTACGAGGTGCAGGTCGCCGCGAGCATCCTCTCCAGCGACATGGAGCACAAGTCCGACATTCTCGGCATCACCGGCGCGTCGCTCGCCCTCAACCTCTCGAATATCCCCTTCGACGGGCTTTTGAGCGGCATCCGCGTCGGCATGGTCGACGACAGCTTCATTCTCAACCCCACGACCACGGAGATCGAGGAAGGCAAGCTCGATCTCGTCATCGCCGGCACCGACGACGCGATCGTGATGGTCGAGGGCGGGGCCATGGAGGCGTCCGAGCGGACGATCATGGAGGCTCTCGAGTGGGGGCACGACAAGGTCCGCAAGATCAACGGATTCCAGCGCGAGTTCCTCTCCGCCTGCGAGATCCCGACCAAGCGCACCTTCGCGGTCGCTACCCGCGACGGCGAGCTCGAGCGCAAGGTCCGCGAACGCTACGCGGGCGAGGTCGCCTCGCGATGCCGCGTCAAGGGCAAGCTCATCCGGGGGAACGCCCT
This region includes:
- a CDS encoding bifunctional oligoribonuclease/PAP phosphatase NrnA codes for the protein MSTTMPDDAFAGEFDRIGSLLDASGRILVLGHIDPDGDCIGSMFAIALFLDARGKKVCCHAPGSLRERYRGLPGARFLAGEETLAGFDPDLVIAVDAPTTERFNGIARPGGPVAIINIDHHPTNETYGDIDVVDPGAAAAAIIVCRLLEHLAPEEITPGIADCLYLGILLDTGGFRFQNTDAEALATAARLVCFGARPYELAHEFIFMKSYVALRLLAKVLDSIESHAGGRIAVMSITRRMLEESGAAIEDSEGFVDYAAAIDDVELAALLRENGPGEIRASLRSRAGHDVARLAARFGGGGHSKAAGLTICAPLDEARRLVVEGLGALLAEGNGE
- the rpsO gene encoding 30S ribosomal protein S15, whose product is MALHKEVKRDVIGRFQLHEKDSGSPEVQIALLTERINVLTEHFKVHKKDFASRRGLLKLVGQRRKLLDYLKKNKIEKYRKVIKELNLRK
- the rbfA gene encoding 30S ribosome-binding factor RbfA is translated as MSEKHRARIEETIHQLIAELLVRRVKDPRVANVSVTAVTVSRDYAVAKIKYNIIGSGDDPADVQRGLESSRGWIRGQIKGHLRLRTIPELVFSYDDSLDRAMRIEGLLQKIDGEDEADVDDDA
- the truB gene encoding tRNA pseudouridine(55) synthase TruB → MAGNVSSPHPHLEDRVIPVDKSHGLSTYDAVRRFKRCFRKIKIGHSGTLDPQATGLVLLLTGEATKLSGYLMDLPKRYLADIVFGEATDTQDAVGLVVRAGDWSHVTGASIREAIERFVGVREQVPPMYSALKKDGRPLYVLARKGEEVDREPREVETYAIDLLEIDLPRIRIDIRCARGLYVRVLAEEIGDALGVPAHLAGLVRTEIGGFSLDGAISDAEFEALRDAGPPGVGLAEAVAHLPAIAVDGEDLERLGNGIAPRLGPPLPEKGSLVRLVRADGGLGAICEVGPAGFCKLRRVFHDRYAAERGV
- the ribF gene encoding riboflavin biosynthesis protein RibF is translated as MKGAITTAELDGGRFRNTAVTIGVFDGVHIGHQQVAATLQGVARGTGASASVVVTFDRHPAAVTRPEDAPPLLTTLDEKLSLIARTGVDWIVVETFDRETAAMDYRTYIEERLLGGLGMSHLVVGHDFRLGRGRGGGEDRLAEESARSGFGLTVVPPVKLGGRTVSSTTIREDIGARRFDEAARALTRPYFLDGDVVRGDGRGAGLGFPTANVAIPDPGKLVPPAGVYAVLVDTGEQLADGMLNIGSAPTFHEEGETRIEVNLFDFDGDLYGRRLRVHFVAWIREERRFADAGALAERLARDREAAARILHEKKNV